One Branchiostoma floridae strain S238N-H82 chromosome 15, Bfl_VNyyK, whole genome shotgun sequence DNA window includes the following coding sequences:
- the LOC118431718 gene encoding uncharacterized protein LOC118431718 encodes MQSVAGRRLATVLTHLSQKGSRHHKPMDIIPSLVNTRTSSTDWTLPGINVINKDTVSFSHVFQPWDFDDFDKLATIPVGILARQIPTFSYLLGNRYFFQPPEQNKNEPVFKLVFIRGQSFEFLPAYYRHLAPGKRTAATVQLCSLGNTSWATMEEIRDSSPMS; translated from the exons ATGCAGTCAGTGGCAGGCAGAAGACTGGCGACAGTACTCACCCATCTGTCCCAAAAAGGATCGCGTCATCACAAACCAATGGACATCATACCGTCCTTGGTAAACACTCGTACATCCTCCACAG ATTGGACATTACCAGGAATAAACGTCATAAATAAGGACACCGTCAGCTTCAGTCACGTGTTCCAGCCCTGGGACTTTGATGATTTTGACAAGTTAG ctACAATTCCGGTCGGGATTCTCGCCAGACAGATACCAACGTTTTCTTACCTGTTAGGGAATCGTTACTTCTTCCAACCGCCTgaacaaaacaagaatgaaCCCGTTTTCAAGTTGGTCTTCATACGAGGTCAAAGCTTCGAATTCCTGCCAGCCTACTATCGCCACCTTGCACCTGGTAAGAGAACTGCAGCTACTGTACAGTTGTGCTCACTCGGCAACACTTCGTGGGCGACCATGGAAGAAATAAGAGACTCCTCACCTATGAGCTAA